The following proteins are encoded in a genomic region of Oryzias latipes chromosome 17, ASM223467v1:
- the LOC101156357 gene encoding discoidin domain-containing receptor 2 isoform X2: MEFKVIRLFVLLAATVEAQVNPEVCRYPLGMTGGQIQDEDISASSYWSESTAAKFGRLDIGGGDGAWCPDIMSEPHGLKEYLQVDLRSLHFITLVGTQGRHADGMGNEFAQRYRIKYSRDGSNWVSWQDRKGQQVIEGNRNAYDVVLKDLEPPIIARYVRFMPVTDHSMIVCMRVELYGCEWLDGLVSYSIPDGHQMIYRDLEVSFNDSVYDGASAEGLTKGLGQLTDGTWGLDDFLHSQIYGVWPGYDYVGWSNRTFPKGYVEMIFDFDHVRNFTSMKVHTSNMFSRGVRVFRQVTCFFWSDSEWEPGPITFRPTPDRVSQRARFVTVTLGDRTAKTIKCRFHFSDVWMLFSEVAFQSGSAVYNTSMGPGKHPKNPLPVDDPTHKVDDSNTRILIGCLVAVIAILSAIIVIMLWRQVWQKMLEKASRRLLDDDLTARLAIQNRAFAFRHSSLSSDSGSTSNSTYERIYPLCADYQEPSRLIRKLPEFAHSAENLESSSSCMAATASGSDGAPHYAEADIISLQESSDSSIAAANMTPFTGTDSSLREFPREKLSFKEKLGEGQFGEVHLCEAEGMQDFLDEDLSVGEISESLLLVAVKTLREDANKNARNDFLKEIRIMSRLRDPNIVRLLAVCVDTDPLWMITEYMENGDLNQFLCNLRLKEAPDEDKPEQEEGEDSISYTKLINMAVQIASGMKYLSSLNFVHRDLATRNCLVGKNYTIRIADFGMSRNLYKGDYYRIQGRAVLPIRWMSWESILLGKFTMASDVWAFGVTLWEILTLCKEQPYSQLSDEQVIENTGEFFRDKGKQVYLPKPPCCPDSVYNDLMLSCWRRNAKQRPSFQEIHAQLQENMSA; this comes from the exons ATGGAGTTTAAAGTGATCCGACTTTTTGTTCTGTTGGCGGCAACTGTGGAAGCTCAAGTCAACCCAG AAGTGTGTCGCTATCCTCTTGGAATGACGGGAGGGCAGATTCAAGATGAGGACATCTCTGCCTCCAGCTACTGGTCTGAGTCCACTGCAGCAAAATTTGGAAG acttGACATTGGCGGCGGGGATGGGGCCTGGTGTCCTGACATCATGTCTGAGCCGCATGGCCTCAAAGAGTATCTCCAGGTGGACCTGCGATCGTTGCACTTCATCACGCTGGTGGGAACCCAAGGTCGCCATGCCGACGGCATGGGGAATGAATTCGCTCAGAGGTACAGGATCAAGTACAGCCGTGATGGCAGCAACTGGGTGAGCTGGCAGGACAGGAAGGGACAGCAG GTCATTGAGGGTAACAGGAACGCATACGATGTGGTCCTGAAGGATCTGGAGCCTCCCATCATCGCTCGCTATGTTCGCTTCATGCCTGTCACCGACCACTCCATGATTGTGTGCATGAGAGTGGAGCTGTATGGCTGTGAATGGCTTG ATGGTCTTGTGTCATACAGCATTCCAGATGGACACCAGATGATCTACAGAGACCTAGAAGTCTCCTTTAATGACTCTGTGTATGATGGAGCGTCAGCTGAAGG TCTGACAAAAGGCCTCGGCCAGCTCACAGACGGCACCTGGGGTCTGGATGATTTTCTCCACAGCCAAATCTATGGCGTGTGGCCCGGCTACGACTATGTGGGATGGAGCAACCGCACTTTCCCCAAAGGTTATGTGGAGATGATCTTTGATTTTGACCACGTCCGAAACTTCACTTCCATGAAG GTCCACACCAGTAACATGTTCAGCCGTGGAGTGAGGGTGTTCCGACAGGTCACATGTTTCTTCTGGTCGGACTCAGAGTGGGAGCCCGGCCCCATCACCTTCAGGCCCACGCCGGACAGGGTGAGCCAAAGGGCCCGTTTTGTCACCGTGACCCTTGGGGATCGCACAGCCAAGACTATTAAGTGCCGTTTCCACTTCAGTGATGTGTGGATGCTGTTTAGTGAAGTGGCCTTCCAGTcag GTTCTGCAGTTTATAACACATCGATGGGTCCTGGAAAACATCCAAAAAACCCACTGCCAG TGGATGATCCAACTCACAAAGTGGATGACAGCAACACCAggatcctgattggctgcttggTGGCAGTCATAGCCATCTTATCGGCAATCATAGTGATCATGCTGTGGCGACAGGTTTGGCAAAAGATGCTCGAGAAG GCATCCCGGCGCCTGCTGGACGATGACCTCACAGCTCGCCTAGCCATTCAGAACCGGGCCTTCGCCTTCCGTCACTCATCTCTATCCAGTGACAGTGGTTCCACCTCCAACTCCACCTACGAGCGAATCTACCCTCTCTGCGCCGACTACCAGGAGCCTTCTCGTTTGATTCGGAAGCTGCCAGAGTTCGCTCATTCTGCGGAAAATCTCG AGTCTAGCTCCTCTTGCATGGCTGCCACAGCAAGTGGTTCAGATGGAGCTCCACACTATGCAGAGGCAGACATCATCAGCCTGCAGGAGTCCTCAGATAGCAGTATCGCAGCTGCCAACATGACTCCCTTCACCGGCACTGATTCATCCTTGAGAGAGTTTCCCAGAGAGAAGCTCTCTTTCAAGGAGAAACTCGGAGAAGGCCAATTTGGAGAA GTGCACTTGTGCGAGGCTGAGGGAATGCAGGACTTTCTGGATGAGGATCTGTCTGTGGGGGAAATCAGTGAATCACTTCTGCTTGTCGCTGTCAAAACTCTGAGAGAAGATGCGAACAAGAATGCCAG GAATGATTTCCTAAAGGAGATCAGGATCATGTCTCGTCTAAGAGACCCCAACATTGTGCGCCTGCTGGCGGTGTGCGTGGACACAGATCCCCTGTGGATGATCACCGAGTACATGGAAAACGGAGACCTGAATCAGTTCCTGTGCAATCTCAGACTAAAAGAAGCTCCGGATGAAGACAAGCCAGAGCAGGAGGAGGGCGAAGATTCAATAAG TTACACTAAGCTTATCAACATGGCAGTTCAGATCGCCTCCGGTATGAAGTACCTGTCCTCTCTCAACTTTGTCCACCGCGATCTGGCGACTCGCAACTGCTTAGTTGGAAAGAACTACACCATAAGGATCGCTGACTTTGGCATGAGCAGGAACCTGTACAAAGGGGACTACTACCGCATCCAGGGCCGAGCGGTTCTGCCAATCCGCTGGATGTCATGGGAGAGCATCCTCCTA GGTAAGTTTACCATGGCTAGTGATGTTTGGGCATTTGGAGTGACTCTGTGGGAGATCCTGACTCTGTGCAAAGAGCAGCCGTACTCCCAGCTCTCTGACGAGCAGGTCATTGAAAACACTGGCGAATTCTTTCGGGATAAAGGCAAGCAG GTGTACCTGCCAAAGCCCCCCTGCTGTCCTGACAGCGTCTACAATGACCTGATGCTCAGTTGCTGGAGGAGAAATGCCAAGCAAAGGCCGAGCTTTCAGGAGATCCACGCTCAGTTGCAAGAGAACATGTCAGCATAG
- the LOC101156357 gene encoding discoidin domain-containing receptor 2 isoform X1, with protein sequence MSEPHGLKEYLQVDLRSLHFITLVGTQGRHADGMGNEFAQRYRIKYSRDGSNWVSWQDRKGQQVIEGNRNAYDVVLKDLEPPIIARYVRFMPVTDHSMIVCMRVELYGCEWLDGLVSYSIPDGHQMIYRDLEVSFNDSVYDGASAEGLTKGLGQLTDGTWGLDDFLHSQIYGVWPGYDYVGWSNRTFPKGYVEMIFDFDHVRNFTSMKVHTSNMFSRGVRVFRQVTCFFWSDSEWEPGPITFRPTPDRVSQRARFVTVTLGDRTAKTIKCRFHFSDVWMLFSEVAFQSGSAVYNTSMGPGKHPKNPLPVDDPTHKVDDSNTRILIGCLVAVIAILSAIIVIMLWRQVWQKMLEKASRRLLDDDLTARLAIQNRAFAFRHSSLSSDSGSTSNSTYERIYPLCADYQEPSRLIRKLPEFAHSAENLESSSSCMAATASGSDGAPHYAEADIISLQESSDSSIAAANMTPFTGTDSSLREFPREKLSFKEKLGEGQFGEVHLCEAEGMQDFLDEDLSVGEISESLLLVAVKTLREDANKNARNDFLKEIRIMSRLRDPNIVRLLAVCVDTDPLWMITEYMENGDLNQFLCNLRLKEAPDEDKPEQEEGEDSISYTKLINMAVQIASGMKYLSSLNFVHRDLATRNCLVGKNYTIRIADFGMSRNLYKGDYYRIQGRAVLPIRWMSWESILLGKFTMASDVWAFGVTLWEILTLCKEQPYSQLSDEQVIENTGEFFRDKGKQVYLPKPPCCPDSVYNDLMLSCWRRNAKQRPSFQEIHAQLQENMSA encoded by the exons ATGTCTGAGCCGCATGGCCTCAAAGAGTATCTCCAGGTGGACCTGCGATCGTTGCACTTCATCACGCTGGTGGGAACCCAAGGTCGCCATGCCGACGGCATGGGGAATGAATTCGCTCAGAGGTACAGGATCAAGTACAGCCGTGATGGCAGCAACTGGGTGAGCTGGCAGGACAGGAAGGGACAGCAG GTCATTGAGGGTAACAGGAACGCATACGATGTGGTCCTGAAGGATCTGGAGCCTCCCATCATCGCTCGCTATGTTCGCTTCATGCCTGTCACCGACCACTCCATGATTGTGTGCATGAGAGTGGAGCTGTATGGCTGTGAATGGCTTG ATGGTCTTGTGTCATACAGCATTCCAGATGGACACCAGATGATCTACAGAGACCTAGAAGTCTCCTTTAATGACTCTGTGTATGATGGAGCGTCAGCTGAAGG TCTGACAAAAGGCCTCGGCCAGCTCACAGACGGCACCTGGGGTCTGGATGATTTTCTCCACAGCCAAATCTATGGCGTGTGGCCCGGCTACGACTATGTGGGATGGAGCAACCGCACTTTCCCCAAAGGTTATGTGGAGATGATCTTTGATTTTGACCACGTCCGAAACTTCACTTCCATGAAG GTCCACACCAGTAACATGTTCAGCCGTGGAGTGAGGGTGTTCCGACAGGTCACATGTTTCTTCTGGTCGGACTCAGAGTGGGAGCCCGGCCCCATCACCTTCAGGCCCACGCCGGACAGGGTGAGCCAAAGGGCCCGTTTTGTCACCGTGACCCTTGGGGATCGCACAGCCAAGACTATTAAGTGCCGTTTCCACTTCAGTGATGTGTGGATGCTGTTTAGTGAAGTGGCCTTCCAGTcag GTTCTGCAGTTTATAACACATCGATGGGTCCTGGAAAACATCCAAAAAACCCACTGCCAG TGGATGATCCAACTCACAAAGTGGATGACAGCAACACCAggatcctgattggctgcttggTGGCAGTCATAGCCATCTTATCGGCAATCATAGTGATCATGCTGTGGCGACAGGTTTGGCAAAAGATGCTCGAGAAG GCATCCCGGCGCCTGCTGGACGATGACCTCACAGCTCGCCTAGCCATTCAGAACCGGGCCTTCGCCTTCCGTCACTCATCTCTATCCAGTGACAGTGGTTCCACCTCCAACTCCACCTACGAGCGAATCTACCCTCTCTGCGCCGACTACCAGGAGCCTTCTCGTTTGATTCGGAAGCTGCCAGAGTTCGCTCATTCTGCGGAAAATCTCG AGTCTAGCTCCTCTTGCATGGCTGCCACAGCAAGTGGTTCAGATGGAGCTCCACACTATGCAGAGGCAGACATCATCAGCCTGCAGGAGTCCTCAGATAGCAGTATCGCAGCTGCCAACATGACTCCCTTCACCGGCACTGATTCATCCTTGAGAGAGTTTCCCAGAGAGAAGCTCTCTTTCAAGGAGAAACTCGGAGAAGGCCAATTTGGAGAA GTGCACTTGTGCGAGGCTGAGGGAATGCAGGACTTTCTGGATGAGGATCTGTCTGTGGGGGAAATCAGTGAATCACTTCTGCTTGTCGCTGTCAAAACTCTGAGAGAAGATGCGAACAAGAATGCCAG GAATGATTTCCTAAAGGAGATCAGGATCATGTCTCGTCTAAGAGACCCCAACATTGTGCGCCTGCTGGCGGTGTGCGTGGACACAGATCCCCTGTGGATGATCACCGAGTACATGGAAAACGGAGACCTGAATCAGTTCCTGTGCAATCTCAGACTAAAAGAAGCTCCGGATGAAGACAAGCCAGAGCAGGAGGAGGGCGAAGATTCAATAAG TTACACTAAGCTTATCAACATGGCAGTTCAGATCGCCTCCGGTATGAAGTACCTGTCCTCTCTCAACTTTGTCCACCGCGATCTGGCGACTCGCAACTGCTTAGTTGGAAAGAACTACACCATAAGGATCGCTGACTTTGGCATGAGCAGGAACCTGTACAAAGGGGACTACTACCGCATCCAGGGCCGAGCGGTTCTGCCAATCCGCTGGATGTCATGGGAGAGCATCCTCCTA GGTAAGTTTACCATGGCTAGTGATGTTTGGGCATTTGGAGTGACTCTGTGGGAGATCCTGACTCTGTGCAAAGAGCAGCCGTACTCCCAGCTCTCTGACGAGCAGGTCATTGAAAACACTGGCGAATTCTTTCGGGATAAAGGCAAGCAG GTGTACCTGCCAAAGCCCCCCTGCTGTCCTGACAGCGTCTACAATGACCTGATGCTCAGTTGCTGGAGGAGAAATGCCAAGCAAAGGCCGAGCTTTCAGGAGATCCACGCTCAGTTGCAAGAGAACATGTCAGCATAG
- the LOC101156607 gene encoding carboxyl-terminal PDZ ligand of neuronal nitric oxide synthase protein yields MPGVTKYNLVDDAQDLRLPMHSEDVFQHGVCFEAKYIGSLEVGRPGSRMEIVAAMRRIRYEFKLKNIKKKKVNIIVSTDFVKVILRKKKRKGWSWDDNTILVAQDPIYRIFYVSHDAHDLKIFSYIARDGQSNVFRCNVFKSKRKSQAMRIVRTVGQAFDVCHQMTLQQKNDEQEDEEGKEPEASPAKKRLALSDETDLEGTTEESIEYVSSSDLEKNRKDETLGSDGKVCNDPPLLLSSPTLGASAPGAEASCSAEHQVQLLQKQLQQQEQQALAASAQVHVLQEQLSVEMCARTEAQVRVQRLLQQNTDLLQHISLLVKQIQELELKSSGQLTSMGSQDSLLEITFRAKPPGMPCTPLAPSSSLAPLGSQFQTGDLAWLSAPPGPCSPGTASTDAIALGLSGSGVRLECFRFSTPGQEIQETPSNESSPLGEQILGALELLRFRESGIGSEYESNTDESDDRDSWGQGEGSVAEGSGRLFNVLHAENLPDCLGDEMAV; encoded by the exons TACATTGGCAGCTTGGAGGTGGGTCGCCCTGGCAGTCGAATGGAGATTGTCGCTGCGATGAGGAGAATCAGA TATGAATTCAAATTGAAGAACATCAAGAAAAAGAAGGTAAACATCATCGTCTCCACTGATTTTGTCAAAGTAATCCTGCGCAAAAAGAAG aGAAAAGGGTGGTCCTGGGATGACAACACCATCTTGGTGGCACAAGATCCCATCTACAG GATATTTTACGTTTCACACGACGCTCACGATCTGAAGATTTTCAGTTACATCGCGAGAGATGGACAGAGCAACGTGTTTCGCTGCAATGTGTTCAAGTCCAAAAGGAAG TCTCAGGCCATGAGGATTGTGCGCACGGTGGGTCAGGCGTTTGATGTGTGTCACCAGATGACCTTGCAGCAGAAAAACGATGagcaggaggatgaggaggggaagGAGCCAGAGGCATCGCCAG CAAAGAAGAGGCTTGCACTGTCAGACGAGACAGACCTTGAAGGCACCACAGAGGAGAGTATCGAGTATGTCTCTTCATCGGACCTGGAGAAGAACAGAAAGGATGAGACCCTTGGTTCTGATGGAAAG GTGTGCAATGACCCCCCTCTCCTGCTGAGCTCCCCTACCCTTGGAGCCTCTGCTCCTGGTGCAGAGGCTTCCTGCTCAGCAGAGCACCAGGTCCAGCTTCTTCAGAAacaactgcagcagcaggaacagCAAGCGCTGGCAGCTTCAGCACAG GTGCATGTGCTGCAGGAGCAGCTGTCGGTGGAGATGTGTGCACGGACTGAAGCCCAGGTCAGAGTACAGCGGCTCCTGCAGCAGAACACGGATCTGCTGCAGCACATTTCCCTCTTAGTCAAACAGATTCAGGAGCTTGAGCTCAAATCTTCAGGCCAGTTGACATCTA TGGGATCCCAGGACAGTCTTCTGGAGATAACGTTTCGTGCCAAACCCCCCGGCATGCCGTGCACACCCCTAGCCCCTTCTTCATCTTTAGCTCCATTAGGAAGTCAATTCCAGACCGGAGATCTTGCTTGGCTCTCTGCTCCGCCGGGGCCCTGCTCTCCAGGCACTGCGAGCACAGACGCCATTGCTTTGGGGCTGAGCGGCAGCGGAGTTCGACTGGAGTGTTTTCGCTTCTCCACACCCGGGCAGGAAATCCAGGAGACTCCCAGCAATGAGAGCTCCCCATTGGGGGAGCAGATTCTGGGGGCACTGGAGCTTCTTCGATTCAGGGAATCAGGGATTGGATCCGAGTATGAATCCAACACGGATGAGAGCGATGACCGGGACAGCTGGGGGCAGGGGGAAGGATCTGTGGCCGAAGGGTCTGGGCGCCTCTTCAACGTGCTGCATGCAGAGAACCTGCCGGACTGTTTAGGGGATGAAATGGCTGTTTAG